Genomic window (Amaranthus tricolor cultivar Red isolate AtriRed21 chromosome 7, ASM2621246v1, whole genome shotgun sequence):
cacCAGACCAGATCAAATCAGATCAAACCAAACCAGACATGATTAAattagatcagaccagaccaaatataaTCAATTCAGACCATACCAGACCATAACAGATCAAATCAAATCAGAAAGATTCTAATCAGATCAGATAAGATCATACTAGATCAAATTAGATCAGACGAAGAGAACATGCTTTAAGATACTCAATCTGTTCCTTAAACTGGTTTTCATTTGCATTTTGGATggtttaatttgttgttgttgccctaaagaatttttctatttgtataacacaaattcttgtcaGAGatagtctctttgagagaccatatCTAATTGGGCagacccattatatattttttaaaataatgtaagtagggattaataatgatgtaagtagatatttaagatattaaaagtagacattaaggatacgataagtaagcattaagaataatgtaagtaggtattaatctttaatgggttggacttAAGATATATCTCTAAAAaaaacggtctctcaagagactagctgtttatatgaaaaatttagatttatttatgtaatttaacattcttcatccttattttaatatttttaatgctcATGGTTTCCacatatattataaaaactttattttaatatttttatattatttatggtttCCGTATATTTTACTCTTACtttatttaatcatttttgttATGGTTGTGGTTTTTATATTATCACgaactttaatttaatatttttaatgcataAATCTACACTTTCtctctattaaatttattatttaataaaatagtatatgtatcatataataaattttatttttttaatctctatAAACATcccaaataatttaaaaaacacaaaaagtattattttaagacttaaaataagGAGTACACTAGTTCACCCCAAATAAAATGGTTTTACCGTCACAACAATTTATTATCCTATTTTTCTAGCCGTGTTTCCTCGTCCTATTCTCCTTATCACGCCTCACCCCATTTTGCAATTCTCTTTGTTTCAAAATATTCAGAAACTAAACCCTAATTTCTGATCTCCATTGTCGATCACCAGCCATGTCTGTTACTGCCGGTGTTGCTGCAACTAGCGACACTGTAATCGCCATTAGAGAGAAGCTTCGAGGTAAAATCAGCCAAACTAAAGTCAAGCGATATTGGCCTGGAAAAGCTCCAGAATGGGCTGATGAAGCCGAAGAAGACGATGATCTTCGCACTTCATCTCGTCGACATAATCTAGAACAAGCTTTTCCGGTGAATGATGATCCATCTTTTGCTCGTTCAGATGACCCTCGTCTTCGTAGGTTGGCGGAGAATCGAGCGGAGAATCGGGAAGAAATTCGTGCTGATCACCGGAGAATCCGGCAAGCGGAGATTGTGTCTACTGTCGAGGAAGAAAATCGTGCGGAAGAAGATGCTGAGGAGGAAGATGAGGATGCCTTGGAGGAGAGAAGGAGAAGAATAAAGGAGAAATTATTGCAGAGAAGGCAAGAAGAGGAGAGAGAGTTAGCTCCTgttgaggaagaagatgaagaagctgaagaagaagaggaatcAGAGGAAGAAGAATCGGAGTATGAGACAGATTCCGAGGAGGAGGAGATGAATCGGCGAGCTTTAGCGAAGCCAATTTTTGTGCCGAAGCAGGAAAGAGAAACGATTGCAGAGAGGGAAAGGTTGGAATTGGAGGAACAAGCATTGGAGGAGGCTGTGAAGCGGAGGCTCGAGGAACGAAAACTGGAAACTAAACAGATTGTGGTGGAGAAGATTAGAGAAGCTGAGGAGATACAGAAGAATCTAGAAGCTGATGCAGATGTTGCTGATGTTGATACTGATGATGAATTGAATGAAGCTGAAGAGTATGAGAGTTGGAAAGCGAGGGAAATAG
Coding sequences:
- the LOC130818874 gene encoding uncharacterized protein LOC130818874 is translated as MSVTAGVAATSDTVIAIREKLRGKISQTKVKRYWPGKAPEWADEAEEDDDLRTSSRRHNLEQAFPVNDDPSFARSDDPRLRRLAENRAENREEIRADHRRIRQAEIVSTVEEENRAEEDAEEEDEDALEERRRRIKEKLLQRRQEEERELAPVEEEDEEAEEEEESEEEESEYETDSEEEEMNRRALAKPIFVPKQERETIAERERLELEEQALEEAVKRRLEERKLETKQIVVEKIREAEEIQKNLEADADVADVDTDDELNEAEEYESWKAREIARIKRDRDDREAMLKEKEEIERVRNMTEEERREWERKNPKNTPAQKQKWRFMQKYYHKGAFFQSESDDRAGTAGGDDIFRRDFSAPTGEDKLDKTILPKVMQVKHFGRSGRTKWTHLVNEDTTDWNNPWTFNDPLRQKYNAKMAGMNKPIAKPKGSRKLKDWGQ